A genomic window from Rhizobiaceae bacterium includes:
- a CDS encoding catalase gives MAKTTRQSSGKPAMIHDQKLTRGNGGELHQIAEGDTEVLTTAQGGPVADDQNTLKIGERGPTLIEDFHFREKIFHFDHERIPERVVHARGYGAHGFFETYDSLAAYTRADIFQRAGEKTPVFVRFSTVAGSKGSFDLARDVRGFAVKFYTQEGNWDLVGNNIPVFFIQDAIKFPDIIHAVKPEPDRAFPQAQSAHDNFWDFISLTPESMHMIMWVMSDRAIPRSFRFMQGFGVHTFRLVNAKDESTFVKFIWKPKLGMQSVVWNEAVKINGADPDFHRRDLWNAIQAGDFPEWDLNLQLFDQEFADSFDFDVLDPTKLIPEEILPPVPVGRLVLDRMPDNFFAETEQVAFMTQNVPPGIDFSNDPLLQGRNFSYLDTQLKRLGSPNFTHIPINAPKCPFHHFQQDGHMAMRNPVGRVNYQPNSFGEGPRESPQRGFRSFPDAEEGQKVRLRAESFADHYSQARQFFNSQTAPEQRHIAAALTFELSKVETVAIRERMVAHLLNIDEGLAETVADKLGMKELPKPADAAVAPRDDLEPSSALSIIENGPETFAGRKVGVLVSPGADAALLKKLQTAIEKEGAVMEVVAPKVGGVEAADGSWIAAKHMIDGGPSVLFDAVALILSEEGAERLTGEAAVRDFVADAFAHCKFIAFTPGSVPLLQKAGVDPEADEGLIELEDPKAVAKFIDLCRKLRLWSREMAVKL, from the coding sequence ATGGCCAAGACCACTAGACAGTCGTCGGGCAAGCCCGCGATGATCCATGATCAAAAGCTGACCCGGGGGAATGGTGGCGAACTTCATCAGATCGCCGAGGGCGACACTGAGGTCCTGACAACGGCTCAGGGCGGCCCGGTTGCGGACGACCAGAACACTTTGAAGATCGGGGAGCGTGGTCCGACGCTCATCGAGGACTTCCATTTCCGCGAAAAGATTTTTCACTTCGACCATGAGCGCATCCCCGAGCGCGTGGTGCACGCCCGCGGCTATGGCGCACACGGTTTTTTCGAGACCTATGATTCCCTGGCTGCATATACCCGCGCCGACATCTTTCAGCGCGCCGGCGAGAAGACACCCGTCTTCGTGCGCTTCTCGACGGTGGCAGGATCGAAGGGCTCGTTCGATCTTGCCCGCGACGTGCGTGGCTTCGCGGTCAAGTTCTACACCCAGGAGGGCAACTGGGATCTCGTCGGCAACAACATCCCGGTGTTTTTCATCCAGGACGCGATCAAGTTCCCCGACATCATCCATGCGGTGAAGCCCGAACCCGATCGCGCCTTTCCACAGGCACAGTCGGCGCACGACAATTTCTGGGACTTCATCAGCCTCACTCCGGAATCGATGCACATGATCATGTGGGTCATGTCGGACCGCGCCATCCCGCGATCCTTCCGGTTCATGCAAGGATTTGGTGTCCATACGTTCCGGTTGGTCAATGCCAAGGACGAATCGACCTTCGTCAAATTCATCTGGAAGCCGAAGCTCGGTATGCAGTCGGTGGTCTGGAACGAGGCGGTCAAAATCAATGGCGCCGATCCTGATTTCCATCGGCGCGACCTGTGGAATGCCATCCAGGCAGGCGATTTTCCGGAATGGGATCTCAACCTGCAGCTCTTCGACCAGGAGTTTGCGGACAGTTTCGACTTCGACGTCCTCGATCCGACCAAACTCATTCCGGAAGAAATCCTACCGCCGGTGCCGGTCGGCCGACTGGTCCTGGACCGCATGCCCGACAATTTCTTCGCCGAGACCGAGCAGGTCGCGTTCATGACGCAGAATGTCCCGCCCGGCATCGACTTCTCCAACGACCCGCTGCTGCAGGGTCGTAATTTCTCCTATCTCGATACTCAGTTGAAACGTCTCGGGAGCCCCAACTTCACGCATATCCCAATCAATGCCCCGAAGTGCCCATTCCACCACTTCCAGCAGGACGGGCATATGGCGATGCGCAACCCTGTCGGGCGCGTGAACTACCAGCCGAATTCCTTTGGCGAAGGCCCTCGGGAATCGCCACAGCGGGGTTTCAGGTCGTTTCCGGACGCGGAGGAAGGTCAGAAGGTTCGTTTGCGCGCGGAAAGCTTCGCCGACCACTACAGCCAGGCCCGACAGTTCTTCAACAGCCAGACGGCGCCAGAGCAGCGCCATATCGCAGCGGCATTGACCTTCGAACTGAGCAAGGTCGAGACCGTAGCCATTCGCGAGCGCATGGTCGCGCACCTGCTCAACATCGACGAGGGCCTCGCCGAGACAGTTGCCGACAAGCTCGGCATGAAGGAACTGCCCAAGCCGGCGGATGCCGCGGTTGCGCCACGCGACGATCTCGAACCGTCGTCAGCGCTCAGCATCATCGAAAACGGCCCGGAAACTTTTGCAGGCCGCAAGGTTGGCGTGCTTGTCAGTCCCGGCGCCGATGCGGCATTGCTGAAGAAGCTGCAGACAGCGATCGAGAAAGAAGGCGCCGTCATGGAGGTCGTCGCGCCAAAGGTCGGCGGCGTCGAGGCGGCTGACGGCAGCTGGATCGCGGCAAAGCACATGATCGACGGCGGGCCTTCAGTGTTGTTCGACGCCGTGGCACTGATCCTCTCTGAAGAGGGAGCTGAGCGCCTGACTGGTGAGGCTGCGGTCCGCGACTTCGTCGCCGACGCCTTCGCTCATTGCAAGTTTATCGCGTTCACGCCGGGTAGCGTCCCGTTATTGCAGAAGGCCGGTGTCGATCCTGAAGCTGACGAGGGCCTGATCGAGCTCGAGGATCCGAAGGCGGTCGCCAAGTTCATCGACTTATGTCGGAAGCTCCGTCTCTGGAGCCGG
- a CDS encoding SemiSWEET family transporter, with protein MTSFTPQAWKIIKTRDTSSISAPMYALTVLGFALWLAFGLLKAEWPIIITNGVCLILSAFILLMTVLPESRKKPSRTLSIRRDAAAIPRRAEG; from the coding sequence ATGACCAGCTTCACGCCGCAGGCCTGGAAAATCATCAAGACGCGCGACACCAGCAGTATCTCGGCACCTATGTACGCGCTGACTGTTTTGGGTTTTGCGCTATGGCTGGCCTTCGGCTTGCTGAAGGCGGAGTGGCCCATCATCATCACCAACGGGGTCTGCCTCATCCTCTCTGCATTCATCCTATTGATGACCGTGCTTCCGGAGTCAAGAAAGAAGCCGTCGCGGACGCTATCGATCCGACGGGACGCGGCGGCGATACCTCGCCGCGCTGAAGGATAA
- a CDS encoding transglutaminase family protein produces MTVRYRLGCELSYEVKAPTVFIFNLEVARLFRHHDLVERLTVTPDLPRRTYTVPDIQNRYVSVSAQPGPLKIVYEADVTLDVFRADPATIGETPLDAIPLDIMPFLLPSRFVPSDRLSAFACREFGDLPKGHSRVTAICNWLYDNIDYRRGSSNEQTTADESLLLRAGVCRDFAHLGIAFCRALNIPARFVSCYAYGLEPCDFHAVFEAYLDGRWWLFDGTRQANLDGLVRIGVGRDAAEIAFASPFGEIEAGPVKITIDHADGSPELPGRTTDAISTEEPAPNAGAN; encoded by the coding sequence ATGACCGTTCGATACAGATTGGGGTGTGAGCTCTCTTACGAGGTGAAAGCCCCCACCGTCTTCATCTTCAATCTTGAAGTGGCGAGGCTGTTCAGGCATCACGATCTGGTTGAGCGGCTGACTGTCACACCAGACCTTCCGCGTCGGACTTACACGGTTCCCGACATACAGAATCGCTATGTGAGCGTTTCGGCGCAGCCCGGCCCGTTGAAGATCGTCTACGAGGCCGATGTCACCCTCGATGTTTTTCGCGCCGACCCGGCGACGATCGGTGAAACTCCGCTCGACGCGATCCCGCTCGACATCATGCCTTTTCTTCTGCCGTCGCGGTTCGTCCCCTCGGACAGGCTATCTGCATTTGCTTGTCGCGAGTTTGGCGATTTGCCAAAGGGTCACAGCCGCGTCACCGCGATCTGCAACTGGCTCTACGACAATATCGACTACCGTCGCGGCTCGTCGAACGAACAAACCACTGCCGACGAAAGCCTCCTACTCAGGGCAGGAGTTTGTCGCGACTTCGCACATCTCGGCATCGCATTCTGCCGCGCGCTCAATATTCCGGCGCGCTTCGTGAGCTGCTATGCCTACGGGCTGGAGCCGTGCGACTTCCATGCGGTATTCGAGGCATATCTTGACGGCCGCTGGTGGCTCTTCGATGGAACGCGGCAAGCCAATCTCGACGGGCTGGTCCGGATCGGCGTTGGCCGGGACGCCGCGGAGATTGCCTTCGCCTCGCCCTTTGGCGAGATCGAGGCCGGTCCGGTCAAGATCACCATCGACCACGCCGATGGATCTCCCGAATTACCGGGTCGAACGACCGACGCAATCTCGACCGAGGAGCCCGCGCCGAACGCTGGCGCAAATTGA
- a CDS encoding DUF72 domain-containing protein, with protein sequence MVFCSSSGPRLPDALVRTADDVYLRLHGPKRWYRHVYSDSELAEWADKIRASGARRAWVYFNNDYEGFAPGNALTMRHLLEEAGFMRPEAETGNPKSLVGFR encoded by the coding sequence ATGGTATTCTGCTCCTCCAGTGGACCTCGCCTCCCGGACGCGTTGGTCCGCACAGCCGATGATGTCTACCTGCGGCTGCACGGTCCGAAGCGCTGGTACCGCCATGTCTATTCCGACAGCGAACTGGCCGAGTGGGCCGACAAGATTCGCGCCAGCGGCGCGCGGAGAGCATGGGTCTATTTCAACAATGACTACGAAGGATTTGCCCCAGGGAATGCGCTGACAATGCGCCACCTGCTCGAGGAAGCGGGCTTCATGCGACCCGAAGCCGAAACGGGCAACCCCAAATCGCTGGTCGGTTTCCGATGA